The following proteins are co-located in the Phycisphaerales bacterium genome:
- a CDS encoding DUF1778 domain-containing protein codes for MGNVRYSKITIRQPEPLKSKIEQAAALRGMTVTSFINGMLELAADHTLRRIRARELTERDSAALLSMLSNPARPNAALRKAAARYRDRGRA; via the coding sequence ATGGGCAACGTCCGATACAGCAAGATCACCATCCGGCAGCCGGAGCCGCTCAAGTCGAAAATTGAGCAAGCAGCCGCCTTGCGCGGCATGACCGTTACCAGCTTCATCAATGGGATGCTGGAGCTCGCTGCCGACCACACGCTCCGCCGCATTCGCGCCCGCGAGCTCACTGAAAGGGACAGTGCGGCATTGTTGTCGATGCTCAGCAACCCCGCCCGCCCGAACGCGGCGTTACGAAAGGCGGCGGCTCGGTACCGGGACCGCGGCCGTGCGTGA
- a CDS encoding GNAT family N-acetyltransferase produces MRDSLRFEKFDRGKHDRQSFDCGVLALNEFLRTRLGQHTRRSLTQGYVLATPEGRIAGYFTLAASRLMVTVIPDGHGYPAKMPLPTTLLGRLAVDRSFQGQGLGELLLVHALRVTVEASETVASAAVEVDAKDKRSRDFYARYGFASLKDDALHMYLPMVTAKTVVASLGH; encoded by the coding sequence GTGCGTGATTCACTCCGATTCGAGAAGTTCGACCGTGGCAAGCATGATCGACAGAGCTTCGACTGCGGCGTTCTGGCGCTGAACGAGTTTCTCAGGACGAGGCTTGGACAACACACGCGTCGATCACTGACGCAGGGGTATGTACTCGCCACACCAGAAGGGCGGATTGCGGGCTACTTCACACTGGCGGCAAGTCGGCTCATGGTGACGGTGATACCTGACGGTCACGGTTATCCAGCGAAGATGCCGCTACCGACGACGCTGCTGGGGCGCCTCGCAGTTGATCGGTCGTTTCAGGGACAAGGGCTCGGCGAACTTCTGCTCGTGCATGCCCTCAGAGTGACGGTCGAGGCGAGCGAGACCGTGGCATCGGCCGCGGTCGAGGTTGATGCGAAAGACAAGCGTTCACGCGACTTCTATGCTCGTTATGGATTCGCCAGCCTGAAGGACGACGCTCTCCACATGTACCTCCCGATGGTGACAGCGAAGACCGTCGTTGCTTCGCTTGGGCACTAG
- a CDS encoding GNAT family N-acetyltransferase: protein MIDLRRVAQLEEARLRTGMAEVAQEHIDIAGGVATRGERGTWINSATGLGMAGPVTPADIDRLIAFHEQWGAEPRIEVCPFADKSLLECLKGRGFNVVFFENVLFRDLAAPIEPPSEHPAPRGLEIRTVNPRDEASVHEFALTGCIGFAEGKDPRPEAIALAAKCAAHPRTLAYTAFIEDKPAAAGALEVSGDIAALFGLSVLPAFRNRGLQSALIHHRLLAARDRGAKVATIGAAPGIGTERNARRAGFHVAYTRLFLTRPGEGLEAARF from the coding sequence ATGATCGACCTCCGCCGCGTCGCACAGCTCGAAGAAGCCCGCCTCCGCACCGGCATGGCCGAGGTCGCGCAGGAGCACATCGACATTGCCGGCGGCGTCGCCACCCGCGGCGAGCGCGGCACGTGGATCAACTCCGCCACTGGCCTGGGCATGGCCGGCCCCGTCACCCCCGCCGACATCGACCGCCTCATCGCCTTCCACGAGCAGTGGGGGGCCGAGCCGCGCATCGAGGTCTGCCCTTTCGCGGACAAGTCGCTGCTCGAGTGCCTCAAGGGCCGCGGCTTCAACGTCGTGTTTTTCGAGAACGTCCTGTTCCGCGACCTCGCGGCGCCCATCGAGCCGCCCAGCGAGCACCCCGCCCCGCGCGGCCTCGAGATCCGCACCGTCAACCCGCGCGACGAAGCCAGTGTCCATGAGTTCGCCCTCACCGGCTGCATCGGCTTCGCCGAGGGCAAGGACCCGCGCCCCGAGGCCATCGCCCTCGCCGCCAAGTGCGCCGCCCACCCGCGCACGCTCGCCTACACCGCGTTCATCGAAGACAAGCCCGCGGCCGCCGGCGCCCTCGAGGTCAGCGGCGACATCGCGGCGCTCTTCGGCCTCAGCGTCCTCCCTGCGTTCCGCAACCGCGGCCTGCAATCCGCCCTCATCCACCACCGCCTGCTCGCCGCCCGCGACCGCGGCGCCAAGGTCGCCACCATCGGCGCCGCCCCCGGCATCGGGACCGAACGCAACGCCCGCCGCGCCGGCTTCCACGTCGCCTACACCCGCTTGTTCCTGACGCGCCCTGGCGAGGGGCTCGAAGCGGCGCGGTTCTAG
- a CDS encoding methyltransferase domain-containing protein, with protein sequence MLSRLLRKPAPAPAVPAATAAQPQPQPQPQPARPLAPRLTQAQERAIEQALRETYFRNWDRAYLDSPDGQRDIAAITKNRYYTCLDHIVPWIERVMPLKGKHVLEVGCGTGSSTSGIAHSAAHVHGYDIDAEGLEGAKARARALNQTNITFHLTSPTGLLTTITNNHLAGSLDVTLLYAVLEHQHVQERIDTLQTCWNLLRPGGLLVVVETPNRLTYFDGHTAMLPFYHMLPAELAIMYAPRSPRAAFPQSIAEAAAKSHDEALERLARWGRGVSYHEFELALGDLNPLVVAHGYEPEVHSLCQPTPDQSHLQAYWKEANINVPVAFTRADLTMILRKPA encoded by the coding sequence ATGCTCTCACGCCTGCTCCGCAAGCCCGCTCCCGCGCCCGCCGTTCCGGCCGCGACCGCCGCCCAACCCCAGCCGCAGCCTCAACCCCAGCCCGCCCGCCCCCTCGCCCCGCGCCTCACCCAGGCCCAGGAGCGCGCCATCGAGCAGGCCCTCCGCGAGACCTACTTCCGCAACTGGGACCGCGCCTACCTCGATTCACCCGACGGCCAGCGCGACATCGCCGCCATCACCAAGAACCGCTACTACACCTGCCTCGACCACATCGTCCCCTGGATCGAGCGCGTCATGCCCCTCAAGGGCAAACACGTCCTCGAGGTCGGCTGCGGCACCGGCTCCAGCACCTCCGGCATCGCCCACTCCGCCGCCCACGTGCACGGTTACGACATCGACGCCGAGGGCCTCGAGGGCGCCAAGGCCCGCGCCCGCGCCCTCAACCAGACCAACATCACCTTCCACCTCACCTCGCCCACCGGCCTGCTGACCACCATCACCAACAACCACCTCGCCGGCTCGCTCGACGTCACCCTCCTCTACGCCGTGCTCGAGCACCAGCACGTGCAGGAGCGCATCGACACCCTCCAGACCTGCTGGAACCTGCTCCGCCCCGGCGGCCTGCTCGTCGTCGTCGAAACCCCAAACCGCCTCACCTACTTCGACGGCCACACGGCCATGCTCCCCTTCTACCACATGCTCCCCGCCGAGCTGGCCATCATGTACGCCCCGCGCTCGCCCCGCGCCGCCTTCCCGCAGTCCATTGCCGAGGCCGCGGCCAAGTCCCACGACGAAGCCCTCGAGCGCCTCGCACGCTGGGGGCGCGGCGTCAGCTACCACGAGTTCGAGCTCGCCCTGGGCGACCTCAACCCCCTCGTCGTCGCCCACGGCTACGAGCCCGAGGTCCACAGCCTCTGCCAGCCCACCCCCGACCAGTCCCACCTCCAGGCCTACTGGAAGGAAGCCAACATCAACGTCCCCGTCGCCTTCACCCGCGCCGACCTCACGATGATCCTCCGCAAGCCCGCGTGA
- a CDS encoding glycosyltransferase family 2 protein: MRTLVAIPVFNEEKYVRRVLERVLSYNPDVLVIDDGSTDATPRLLPEFPIEMIRHAKNRGYGSSLRDAFRFAAYEKYDWLITMDCDEQHEPAAIPSFVQAAAEDGGDIISGSRYLAKEEGQDRPPPERRAINATITAELNCRLGGALGTLLTDAFCGFKAYRVAGLKKLRPTVKGYAFPMQFWAQAAAAGLKVRELPVRLIYNDLNRTFGATLDDPSVRLAHYRRVLYREIEKLGERLPRAARMGVTEPYSKECCEKAKAAGVVLPGASTRYECGASKQESVREEESTRRNGCCRH, encoded by the coding sequence ATGCGCACACTCGTCGCGATTCCCGTGTTCAATGAAGAAAAGTACGTGCGGCGGGTGCTGGAGCGGGTGCTCTCGTACAACCCGGATGTGCTGGTGATCGATGACGGCTCGACCGATGCCACGCCGCGTCTGCTTCCGGAGTTCCCTATCGAGATGATCCGGCACGCGAAGAACCGCGGGTATGGGTCGTCGTTGCGGGATGCGTTCCGGTTCGCGGCGTACGAGAAGTACGACTGGCTGATCACGATGGACTGCGACGAGCAGCACGAGCCCGCGGCGATTCCGTCGTTCGTGCAGGCCGCGGCGGAGGATGGGGGCGACATCATCAGCGGGTCGCGGTACCTGGCGAAGGAGGAGGGGCAGGACCGGCCGCCGCCGGAGCGGCGGGCGATCAACGCGACGATTACGGCGGAGCTGAACTGCCGGCTGGGCGGTGCGCTGGGCACGCTGCTGACCGACGCGTTCTGCGGGTTCAAGGCGTACCGGGTTGCGGGGCTGAAGAAGCTGCGGCCGACGGTGAAGGGGTACGCGTTCCCGATGCAGTTTTGGGCGCAGGCGGCGGCGGCGGGGCTGAAGGTGCGGGAGCTGCCGGTGCGGCTGATCTACAACGACCTGAACCGGACGTTCGGGGCGACGCTCGACGACCCGTCGGTGCGGCTGGCGCACTACCGGCGGGTGCTGTACCGGGAAATCGAGAAGCTGGGCGAGCGGCTGCCGCGGGCGGCGCGGATGGGCGTGACGGAGCCCTACTCGAAGGAGTGCTGCGAGAAGGCGAAGGCCGCGGGGGTGGTGCTGCCGGGCGCGAGCACGCGGTATGAGTGCGGGGCGAGCAAGCAGGAATCGGTGCGCGAAGAGGAGAGCACCCGGCGCAACGGGTGCTGCCGGCATTGA
- a CDS encoding ABC transporter substrate-binding protein translates to MIVARVFCLIACVASIMVGCERKPAVVEPRPSGPRVVVHSPAVGVIVRDLGRAEMVVGRHGHDIVLPRSLPVVGSQEGFDYEALLRARPTHVIAQWGSRELPTRLVEMSKANGWQLLDTRLLSLSDVRSDTVAVDAFLCAARGVMPPSAECTTLVERMDRAWTTRGEGFKELGRVLLLVSASPPAAFGPGSCHHEVLERIGGVPAITEGSAYIELDTERLLRIAPEVIVLVSPRGYGVEASEETRARGAAKLEALRGLRVPAVERGRVAVIDDPLAQLPSTSMIGFAEELAGVLEGMRAPSPRSTAP, encoded by the coding sequence ATGATCGTGGCACGGGTGTTCTGCCTCATCGCGTGTGTGGCCTCGATCATGGTTGGGTGTGAGCGGAAACCGGCGGTGGTCGAGCCAAGGCCGAGCGGTCCGCGGGTGGTGGTGCACAGCCCGGCGGTGGGTGTGATTGTGCGGGACCTGGGGCGTGCGGAGATGGTGGTCGGGCGGCACGGGCATGACATCGTGCTGCCCAGGTCGCTGCCGGTGGTGGGGTCACAGGAGGGGTTTGACTACGAGGCCCTGCTGCGGGCGAGGCCGACGCACGTGATTGCGCAGTGGGGCTCGCGCGAGCTGCCGACGCGCCTGGTGGAGATGTCAAAGGCGAACGGGTGGCAGTTGCTGGACACGCGCCTGCTGTCGCTGTCGGATGTGCGGAGCGACACGGTCGCGGTGGATGCGTTCCTGTGCGCGGCGCGGGGGGTGATGCCGCCGAGCGCGGAATGCACGACCCTGGTCGAGCGCATGGACCGGGCATGGACCACGCGCGGGGAGGGGTTCAAGGAGCTGGGGCGGGTGCTGCTGCTGGTATCGGCCTCGCCACCCGCGGCGTTCGGGCCGGGGTCGTGCCACCACGAGGTGCTGGAGCGGATCGGGGGCGTGCCTGCGATCACGGAGGGGAGCGCGTACATCGAGCTGGACACGGAGCGGCTGCTGCGGATCGCGCCGGAGGTGATCGTGCTGGTGTCGCCGCGGGGGTACGGGGTAGAGGCGAGTGAGGAGACGCGGGCGCGGGGGGCAGCGAAGCTGGAGGCGCTGCGGGGGTTGCGGGTGCCGGCAGTGGAGCGGGGGCGGGTCGCGGTGATTGATGACCCGCTGGCGCAGCTGCCCAGCACGAGCATGATTGGGTTCGCGGAGGAGCTGGCGGGGGTGCTGGAGGGGATGCGTGCCCCCTCCCCACGAAGCACCGCGCCGTAG
- a CDS encoding DUF6036 family nucleotidyltransferase, with translation MDLRLPEDFKEFLRLLNSEQVEYLLVGGFAVGHHGYPRPTGDLDIWIAISEQNANRLLSALTKFGFGGTGVGTDLFLKPRTVVRMGHPPVKIEIITSAAGVDFADCFARRQMAVIDGVSAAVISRNDLLINKRAAGRPKDVNDVQVLEGNNPA, from the coding sequence ATGGACCTGCGGCTACCGGAAGACTTCAAAGAGTTCTTGAGGTTGCTGAACTCGGAGCAGGTTGAGTACCTCTTGGTAGGCGGGTTCGCGGTCGGGCATCATGGCTACCCCAGACCAACGGGTGATCTCGACATCTGGATCGCGATCAGTGAACAAAATGCGAATCGGCTTCTGAGCGCACTCACCAAGTTCGGTTTCGGGGGCACGGGTGTAGGTACGGATTTATTCCTCAAGCCTCGGACCGTAGTACGGATGGGACATCCACCGGTCAAGATCGAGATCATCACCTCGGCGGCCGGTGTTGACTTCGCGGACTGCTTCGCGCGTCGACAGATGGCAGTCATCGACGGCGTATCGGCCGCGGTGATTAGCCGCAACGACCTGCTGATCAACAAGCGCGCGGCCGGCCGCCCCAAGGACGTGAATGACGTGCAAGTCCTGGAAGGCAACAACCCTGCCTGA
- the fusA gene encoding elongation factor G → MPTRPAADIRNIVLVGPGGSGKTSLVERLLFSTGSTKRLGTVLEGNTVSDYTDEEKSHKHSLHTTLVHFDYEGHLVNVIDTPGLADFIGHAIACFPAAETVAVVIDPNKGIDSITRRMMKVAEDRKIPRMLIVNKIDEVQDGMLEDIVSQLQKAFGPICLPINLPSLKGKKVVNVFEHDGNDSAGNQADFSSVKEAHKAIVEQVIELDEDLTMQYLEKGEGFDPQKLHAAFEKALEDAHLVPICFVSAKTGVGADDLLHIFASLCPSPLEVNPPEFQMRQADGTEQEWHSKPGDANAKLLAHIFKVATDPFLGKLGYFRVHQGTVKAKAEVLIDDHKKPVKLGHLFLLQGKEHVEVSEVGPGAIGAIAKIDEIKFNGVIHDSHELDSVHLLPLPLPKPMYGLAIELKNHADETKFSAATHKLMAEDPCFIVERIAATNQTIMRGLGELHLRIIIERFKHQYGIELITTTPKVAYKETITARAEGHHRHKKQTGGAGQFGEVYLRVVPLPADHPEGFEFENATVGGSIPRNFIPAIEKGVRQVLQEGAVAGYPLTGVRVEVYDGKYHDVDSKEIAFITAGRKAFIDAVQKAKPVLMEPFVALEITAPSRYMGDLAGQISTKRGRVQSTDMLSSDVCVVRAEAPLSELQNYSNELKSMTGGAGSFTMDYSHSERTPPQIQAAVVAAYKPKADAE, encoded by the coding sequence ATGCCCACCCGCCCCGCCGCCGACATCCGCAACATTGTCCTGGTGGGGCCCGGAGGGTCGGGCAAAACCTCCCTCGTTGAGCGGCTCCTCTTCTCTACCGGCAGCACCAAGCGCCTCGGAACGGTCCTCGAGGGCAACACCGTCTCCGACTACACCGACGAAGAGAAGTCCCACAAGCACTCCCTCCACACCACCCTCGTCCACTTCGACTACGAGGGCCACCTCGTCAACGTCATCGACACCCCCGGTCTGGCCGACTTCATCGGGCACGCCATCGCGTGCTTCCCCGCGGCCGAGACCGTCGCCGTCGTCATCGACCCCAACAAGGGCATCGACTCCATCACTCGGCGAATGATGAAGGTCGCCGAGGACCGCAAGATCCCCCGCATGCTCATCGTCAACAAGATCGACGAGGTGCAGGACGGCATGCTCGAGGACATCGTCAGCCAGCTGCAGAAGGCCTTCGGCCCCATCTGCCTGCCCATCAACCTCCCCAGCCTCAAGGGCAAGAAGGTCGTCAACGTCTTCGAGCACGACGGCAACGACTCCGCCGGTAACCAGGCCGACTTCTCCTCCGTCAAGGAGGCCCACAAGGCCATCGTCGAGCAGGTCATCGAGCTCGATGAGGACCTCACCATGCAGTACCTCGAGAAGGGTGAGGGCTTTGACCCGCAGAAGCTGCACGCCGCGTTCGAGAAGGCCCTCGAGGACGCCCACCTCGTCCCCATCTGCTTCGTCTCCGCCAAGACCGGCGTGGGCGCCGACGACCTGCTGCACATCTTCGCCAGCCTCTGCCCCAGCCCGCTGGAGGTGAACCCGCCCGAGTTCCAGATGCGTCAAGCGGACGGCACCGAGCAGGAGTGGCACAGCAAACCCGGGGACGCCAACGCCAAGCTCCTCGCCCACATCTTCAAGGTCGCCACCGACCCCTTCCTGGGCAAGCTCGGCTACTTCCGCGTCCACCAGGGCACCGTCAAGGCCAAGGCCGAGGTGCTCATCGACGACCACAAGAAGCCCGTGAAACTCGGCCACCTCTTCCTGCTCCAGGGCAAGGAGCACGTCGAGGTCAGTGAGGTCGGACCCGGCGCCATCGGCGCTATCGCCAAGATCGACGAGATCAAGTTCAACGGCGTCATCCACGACAGCCACGAGCTCGACAGCGTCCACCTGCTGCCGCTGCCTCTTCCGAAGCCCATGTACGGCCTCGCCATCGAGCTCAAGAACCACGCCGACGAGACCAAGTTCAGCGCCGCCACCCACAAGCTCATGGCCGAGGACCCCTGCTTCATCGTCGAGCGCATCGCCGCCACCAACCAGACCATCATGCGTGGGCTGGGCGAACTCCACCTCCGCATCATCATCGAGCGCTTCAAGCACCAGTACGGCATCGAGCTGATCACCACCACGCCCAAGGTCGCGTACAAGGAGACCATCACCGCCCGTGCCGAGGGCCACCACCGCCACAAGAAGCAGACCGGCGGCGCGGGACAGTTCGGCGAGGTCTACCTCCGCGTCGTGCCCCTCCCCGCCGACCACCCCGAGGGCTTCGAGTTCGAGAACGCCACGGTGGGCGGCAGCATCCCCCGCAACTTCATCCCCGCCATCGAGAAGGGCGTGCGGCAGGTGCTCCAGGAGGGCGCCGTCGCCGGCTACCCGCTCACCGGCGTGCGCGTCGAGGTCTACGACGGCAAGTACCACGACGTGGACAGCAAGGAAATCGCCTTCATCACCGCGGGCCGCAAGGCCTTCATCGACGCCGTGCAGAAGGCCAAGCCCGTGCTCATGGAGCCCTTTGTCGCCCTCGAGATCACCGCCCCCAGCCGCTACATGGGCGACCTCGCCGGCCAGATCTCCACCAAGCGCGGGCGCGTGCAGTCCACCGACATGCTCTCGTCCGACGTCTGCGTCGTCCGCGCCGAAGCCCCACTCAGCGAGCTCCAGAACTACTCCAACGAGCTCAAGAGCATGACCGGCGGCGCCGGCAGCTTCACCATGGACTACAGCCACAGCGAACGCACCCCCCCGCAGATCCAGGCCGCGGTCGTCGCGGCTTACAAGCCCAAGGCCGACGCGGAGTGA
- the gltX gene encoding glutamate--tRNA ligase, translated as MPDTITRFAPSPTGHLHIGGARTALFCWAFSRKHHGHFILRIEDTDQARSSEASARGIMEDLAWLGILWDEGPEFTAVNNHGKSSRVGGNPRNVEGTFFQAQRLHIYNRFILKLVGEGKAYPAFESAEELDAKRKAALARKETYRYDRAALAIPLEERLDRMKEADAKGVPYVIRFRAPDEAIHVDDEVLGEVKYAAGELEDFVIRKADGFPLYNFAVVIDDYTMGVTHVLRAQEHLNNTPRQVALQKALGFPHPKYAHMPLIQNMDGSKMSKRDKAKAARKAVKDFLAGQGQGAFKSLTRSGKKDADVAVVLAALHEVDEGLTGKQLGDFIEGESDDITVAERIARRFGLALPEIEVHDFRKAGYLPEVICNFVALLGWSPGENVEKFSMDFLASRFDLERIGKTNAKFDRVKLLAFNGDAMAAMSADVFQERLRVWAAEFEPALVERFSGERWALFAETVKARCKVFGDAAKQAAFALVADDGYTFDPAAVKKSLQGGTPTGLSLLQGILADVRAAQQFDPVSVQALLDHFAAMQGVQVGSVAQPLRVALTGGGVSPPINLVMALLGRDAVVRRIERCINSCS; from the coding sequence ATGCCCGACACGATCACCCGCTTCGCCCCCAGCCCCACCGGGCACCTGCACATCGGCGGGGCCCGCACCGCCCTGTTCTGCTGGGCCTTTTCGCGCAAGCACCACGGGCACTTCATCCTGCGCATCGAGGACACCGACCAGGCCCGCTCCAGCGAGGCGTCGGCCCGCGGCATCATGGAGGACCTGGCGTGGCTGGGGATTCTGTGGGACGAGGGGCCGGAGTTCACGGCGGTGAACAACCACGGGAAGTCGAGCCGCGTGGGGGGCAACCCGCGGAACGTGGAGGGCACGTTCTTCCAGGCGCAGCGGCTGCACATCTACAACCGGTTCATCCTGAAGCTGGTGGGCGAGGGGAAGGCGTACCCGGCGTTCGAGTCGGCGGAGGAGCTGGACGCGAAGCGGAAGGCCGCGCTGGCGAGGAAGGAGACGTACCGGTACGACCGGGCGGCGCTGGCCATTCCTCTGGAGGAGCGGCTGGATCGGATGAAGGAGGCGGATGCGAAGGGCGTGCCGTATGTCATTCGGTTCCGCGCGCCGGACGAGGCGATCCATGTCGATGACGAGGTGCTGGGGGAGGTCAAGTACGCGGCCGGGGAGCTGGAGGACTTCGTCATCCGCAAGGCGGACGGGTTCCCCTTGTACAACTTCGCGGTCGTGATTGATGACTACACGATGGGCGTGACGCACGTGTTGCGGGCGCAGGAGCACCTGAACAACACGCCGCGCCAGGTCGCGCTGCAGAAGGCGCTGGGCTTCCCGCACCCCAAGTACGCCCACATGCCGCTGATCCAGAACATGGATGGCAGCAAGATGAGCAAGCGGGACAAGGCGAAGGCGGCCCGCAAGGCGGTAAAGGATTTTCTGGCGGGGCAGGGGCAGGGGGCGTTCAAGAGTTTGACGCGGAGCGGTAAGAAGGACGCCGATGTTGCTGTTGTGCTCGCGGCGCTTCACGAGGTGGACGAGGGGCTGACCGGGAAGCAGCTGGGCGACTTCATCGAGGGCGAGTCGGACGACATCACGGTGGCGGAGCGGATCGCGCGGCGGTTCGGGCTGGCGCTGCCGGAGATCGAGGTGCACGACTTCCGCAAGGCGGGGTACCTGCCGGAGGTGATCTGCAACTTCGTGGCCCTGCTGGGGTGGAGCCCGGGCGAGAACGTGGAGAAGTTCTCGATGGACTTCCTCGCCAGCCGCTTTGACCTGGAGCGGATCGGCAAGACCAACGCGAAGTTCGACCGCGTGAAGCTGCTGGCGTTCAACGGCGACGCGATGGCGGCGATGTCGGCGGATGTGTTCCAGGAGCGGCTGCGGGTGTGGGCTGCGGAGTTTGAGCCGGCGCTGGTGGAGCGGTTCAGCGGGGAGCGGTGGGCGCTGTTCGCCGAGACCGTGAAGGCGCGGTGCAAGGTCTTCGGGGACGCGGCCAAGCAGGCGGCGTTCGCGCTGGTTGCCGATGACGGGTACACCTTCGATCCCGCGGCGGTGAAGAAGTCGCTCCAGGGCGGCACGCCGACGGGGCTGTCGCTGCTGCAGGGCATCCTGGCGGATGTGCGGGCGGCGCAGCAGTTTGACCCGGTGTCGGTGCAGGCGCTGCTGGACCACTTCGCGGCCATGCAGGGCGTGCAGGTGGGGAGTGTGGCCCAGCCGCTGCGGGTGGCGCTGACGGGCGGGGGGGTGTCGCCGCCGATCAACCTCGTCATGGCGCTGCTGGGGAGGGACGCGGTGGTGCGGCGGATCGAGCGGTGTATCAACAGTTGCAGTTGA
- a CDS encoding undecaprenyl-diphosphate phosphatase — translation MRELELWQAVVLGVVEGVTEYLPISSTGHLILASAAMELDLESQAVKDFGIVIQGGAILAVLGLYWPAVVKMLQGLIGRDTQGLRLLANLVIAFLPSAVVGLLLNKWIDSHLMGVLPVMAAVLVGGVYMIGVDLWGQGRLGRAGAMRPWRAEPKSIYDVTAREALMIGLLQCFALWPGTSRSMMTISGGLFAGLRGREAAQFSFLLGLPTLTAATLYKLYKNLSHAKETGTPNMFEVLGVGACVLGIAVAAVSAGVAVKWLVGFLTRHGLAPFGWYRIGLFVVLVVLSLTGVLSIGGGAGQDDTRPPQTVAPLSWPEEKR, via the coding sequence ATGCGTGAGCTTGAACTGTGGCAGGCGGTGGTGCTCGGTGTCGTCGAGGGTGTCACCGAGTACCTGCCCATCAGCTCGACCGGGCACCTGATCCTCGCCAGCGCGGCGATGGAACTCGACCTCGAGTCGCAGGCGGTCAAGGACTTCGGCATCGTCATCCAGGGCGGGGCGATCCTGGCGGTGCTGGGGCTGTACTGGCCGGCGGTGGTGAAGATGCTCCAGGGGCTGATCGGCAGGGACACGCAGGGGCTGCGGCTGCTGGCGAACCTGGTCATCGCGTTCCTGCCGTCGGCGGTGGTCGGGCTGCTGCTCAACAAGTGGATCGACTCGCACCTCATGGGCGTGCTGCCGGTGATGGCGGCAGTGCTCGTGGGCGGCGTGTACATGATCGGCGTGGACCTGTGGGGGCAGGGGCGGCTGGGACGTGCGGGGGCGATGCGGCCGTGGCGGGCGGAGCCAAAGTCGATCTATGACGTGACGGCGCGTGAGGCGCTCATGATCGGGCTGCTGCAGTGCTTCGCGCTGTGGCCGGGGACGAGCCGGTCGATGATGACTATTTCGGGCGGGCTGTTCGCAGGCCTGCGGGGAAGGGAGGCCGCGCAGTTCAGTTTCCTGCTGGGGCTGCCCACGCTGACGGCGGCCACGCTGTACAAGCTGTACAAGAACCTGAGCCACGCGAAGGAGACGGGGACGCCGAACATGTTCGAGGTGCTGGGCGTGGGCGCGTGCGTGCTGGGGATCGCGGTCGCGGCGGTCTCGGCGGGTGTCGCGGTGAAGTGGCTGGTGGGGTTCCTGACGCGGCACGGCCTAGCGCCCTTCGGGTGGTACCGCATCGGGCTGTTTGTGGTGCTGGTGGTGCTCAGTCTCACGGGGGTTCTGTCGATAGGAGGGGGCGCGGGGCAGGATGACACGAGGCCGCCGCAGACGGTGGCGCCGCTGAGCTGGCCTGAGGAGAAGAGATAG